The sequence below is a genomic window from Sorangiineae bacterium MSr12523.
TCGTATATCCGCGATGGAGTCGGAGTAACATCGAGTCTCTCTACGCGATGCTCCGACGTGACGAGCGTGATAGTTCGTCGTCGAGCCCGATGCTGACGGAGGGGGCGGAGGCAGATGGCCGATGCCGAATGGACGCCGAACCCCGGGGGTGCTGTTGCGTACGTCGTTGGCGGTGGCAAGCGGAGATGACACTAGGCCCAGAGCCCATGTGTGAGGGAGATTCCGTATCAATCAATCCGACATTGCCGACTTCGATAATTTTGCAACCGATGAATTCACCCGCCGTGGTCCCGGAAGCGCGCATTCCGTCGAAGACGCTGAGGGCGCGCACGCCGCGTGAAGGCCCACGGTTGCCGTTATGTTAGGTGGGATGATGTGTCTGCGCTACCTCCGGTCATCGGAAGAAGCACGATCGCGAAAAACGAGGTGCCAGACCGGAAAGCTGTACGCGAGCCACACGAGGTTCGTCGTCACGAGGCGCACGGGCAGGTAGAAAGGTCGCGTGCTCGGGATGAATCGCATCACACTTTCGAAAAGGGCGGCGTTCAAGGCGAGGCCCACGAACTGCACCACGGCGAAGAGCACGACTTGCGCCCTGCGGATCTTC
It includes:
- a CDS encoding GtrA family protein, translating into MSRLWNVLKRLARSAGAGAFATLADLGVLAFLTSGVRLGPRVASIPAFTTGAIVMYFGQKYFAFGERGKIRRAQVVLFAVVQFVGLALNAALFESVMRFIPSTRPFYLPVRLVTTNLVWLAYSFPVWHLVFRDRASSDDRR